GGCCCGCTGGACGAAGAAGGCCGCCTGGCCTATCGCCTGAACGTGGTGGGCGAGGGCGGCGATACCTTTCGCGATCACGTCCAGACCGAGCGTTACGGCGTGGCCCCGGTGATTACCTGGCAGGCCAGCGATGACACCAAGGTGGTCTTCGAAGGCGACTTCATGCGCAACAACCACCCGCTGGACCGTGGCCTGACGCGCTTTCCCAACCAGCGCGGCACCGCTTCGCGTGACACGTTCTGGGGCGACAAGGACGCCGGCAAGCTGCACAACGACAACAACATGGCGCAGTTGCGCTTCGAGCATGCGCTCAATGACAACTGGACCCTGGGCGGTGGTTTCCAATGGCTGGACGGCAGCTTGAAAGGCAACGCCATCGAGGCGAACGGGCCCGGCAGCCTGGGTGCCGACGGCCGCACCCTGCAGCGCAACTTCAACTACCGCAAGCTGGAGTGGACCGACAAGGACTACCAGCTCAACCTGACCGGGCATTTCTCCACGGGCGGGTTCGATCACACCCTGCTGACCGGCGTCGAGTACGAGGACTATGACTACCAGTCGATCATCCAGCGCTCCGCCGCTGCTGCGGGTACTTACCCGATCGACATCTTCAACCCGGTGTACGGCCAAACCCGTCCGGCGCTGACCCGCACGCCGACCCACGATAAGGAAAACCTCAAGACCTACGCGGCCTTCGTGCAGGACCAGGTGGCCCTGACCGAGCGCTTGAAAGTGCTGGCCGGCGCTCGCTTCGAACGGTTCGAGCATGATTACCAAACCTACGTGTCAGGCGCTAAAAACTGGCAGGCCGCCGACAATGCCGTCACCCCGCGTGTGGGCGTGATGTACGACCTGACAGACACCGTCGCGGTCTACGCCGATGCCGCGCGCTCGTTCAAGCCCAACACTGGCGCGAGCCGCGAGGGCGGTGGTTTCGCGCCGGAAAAAGGCAAGTCCTATGAGATGGGCATCAAGTGGGAAGCGCTTGACCGCCAACTGAGCGTTGACGCCGCGATCTACCAGATCGAGAAGAAAAACGTGCTGGCTACCGACCCGCTCGACAACACCTTGAGCGTCGCGACCGGCCAGGTGCGCAGTCGCGGGTTCGACCTCAACGTGGCGGGCAACCTCACGCCGCAGTGGCGCGTGATCGGCGGCTACGCCTACGTGGACGCCGAAGTTACCCGCGACACCACCCTGCGCGCCGGCACACGCTTGATGAACATCCCGCGCAACAGTTTCAGCCTGCTCAACGTCTACGAATTCCAGGATGGCGCCCTCAAGGGCCTGGGCCTGGGCGCCGGTGGCAAATACGTCGACCAGCGCGCCGGGCAGACCGCCAACACAGCGTTTTCGATGGACGCCTACACCGTGGTCGACCTGCTGGGCTACTACAAGGTCAACGAACAGGTGCGCCTGAACCTGGACGTGAAAAACCTATTCAACCGCGAGTATGAGGAAGGGGCATTCGGCAATATCTACGCCTACCCAGGCGCACCACGCACCGTGCAGGTCGGTATTTCCTACACCCTGTAACGCTACACACAGTTCCAAATGTGGGAGGGGGCTTGCCCCCGATAGCGGAGTGCCAGTCGATCCATCAGTGGCTGATCCACCGCCATCGGGGGCAAGCCCCCTCCCACATTTGGAGTTTTTGATCGTTCCCACGCTCTGCGTGGGAATGCCTCCTGGGACGCTCCGCGTTCCGCCACCGCTGTAAATTTCGGCAATTGCGCACGGGTGACACAGAGCGTCACGGCTGCATTCCCACGCGGGAGCGTGGGAACGATCGTAGGGTCATCAAGAGAGTTGCTTCACATGGGGCTCTGCACACCTGTCAGCTTTGACAGTAGACAGTTGGCAACGATGGCGGGATGTTTACCCGTAACGTGCCAGCGTAGCCGTTGGCGCTCACTGCTTTTCGAAGCCACGCTTAATAGGGATATTAAAAATGGAACGGGAATCGCCGGGTAAACCTGATGAACTCATCAAAAAAACCAACGACGCCGAGCGTCTGTTCACCCGCTACGCCACCAAGTGCTACACCTCGTCCTTGCAAAAGTACGCCAAGGAAATCAGCGAAACGTCCTACACCTACCTGCTGGCCGAGCTGGCCGAGAGTTCGTTGAGCTCCGAAATACTCGGACGACCGGGGGCCAATATCAGCCTGGTCAGGATCGAGATAGAAGAGGTCATGGTCGAGGCCGACGTGATCAAGAAATTGAAACGGGCCGAAACCCACTATCTGGAAACCCTGGAGTCGGTGCGCAAATTCGAGGACCTCAAGCGTTTCGAAAAAATGCAGGACACCTCCGATATCGTTCGCTCCATCAAGCTGGGCGTGTCGCGTTTCAATATCCTGTTCGTCATCCTGCTGATCGGCGGATTGACGTGGGCGGCGATCAATTTGCCTAAAGAAGCCCTGGCGCTGATTTCTGCGGCGATCGGCGGCGCCATTACGCACCTGTTGTCAGAGCGCCAGGCGGTGCTGGCGCTGAAAAAAGAGGGTGATAACACCTGCCCCAGAGCCAACACCAATAGTCAGGACTGAGGGCAGCAGCGCCAGGCTACAACGGCGTCAACACATTCATCACCGTATCCAGCGCCACTCGCGTGTCATCCAGCTGCACCAGCGAGGCGTGCCGCGCACCCAGGGCGTCGCGGTTCTGGATGGCGGTGAGGATCGCCTTGTGCCGGGGCAGGCTCAGGCCCTGGATGTCCGGGCGGCGGTTGGTGATGTTGATCGATTCGCGCAACGGCAGCGACAGCATGTTGCACATATAGGCGAGCAGGTCGTTGCGGGTGGCGTCGGCAATGGCGCGGTGAAAGTCCAGGTCGGCCTGCAACAGTTCGTCGTGGGTCTTGGCGGTTTCCATGCCCTGGTAGGCTTTTTCGATGGTGGCGATGTCTTCATCGGTGGCGGTGGTCGCGGCCATGGCGGCGATTTCCGGTTCGAGAATACGGCGCACCCCGGCCAGGGTGTTGAAGAACTCACTGTGGGGCGTGGACTGCATCAACCAGGACAGCACGTCCGGGTCGAGCAGGTGCCATTTCAAGCGCGGCCGCACCACGGCGCCCACCCGGGGCTTGGAATACACCAGGCCCTTGGCGCTGAGCACCCGCGTCGCCTCGCGCAACACCGAACGGCTGACCTTGTATTCCTCGCACAGCGTGGCTTCCATGGGCAGTCTTTCTTCCGGCTTGAAGCGCCCGGAAACGATGTGCATGCCCAACTCCTGAACGATCTGGGCATGCATGCTCTTGCGCGGCTTGGGCGGCTGGTGATCCATAACGACGGGCAGGCTCTGGCTTAAATTCGCCGCATCATAGCATCCCAATTAGTGGGAATGCCGTGGGACTTCGGCGCCACGGCAGCCCACCAGGAAATCAAAGTCGCAGCCCTGGTCGGCCTGCAGTACATGGTCGATGTACAGCTGGCGATAACCGCCGACGATGAGTTTTTCGGTGGGCGCCAGGTCCGCCATGCGCGCCGCCAGCTCGGCGTCGGGGATGTCCAGGTGCAAGCGCCCATTGGCGCAGTCCAGTTCGATCCAGTCGCCTTCCTTCACGGCCGCCAATGGCCCGCCCGCAGCGGCTTCCGGTGCCACGTGCAGCACCACCGTGCCGTACGCCGTGCCGCTCATGCGCGCGTCGGAAATGCGCACCATGTCAGTCACGCCCTGGGCCAGCAACTTGGCCGGCAGCCCCATGTTGCCGACTTCGGCCATGCCTGGGTAACCCTTGGGCCCGCAGTTTTTCATGACCAGGATCGAGTTGGCGTCCACGTCCAGCTCCGGATCGTTGATGCGTGCCTTGTACATGTCGAAGTTTTCGAACACCACCGCGCGGCCACGGTGCTGCATCAGCTCTGCGCTGGCGGCGGACGGCTTGAGGACCGCGCCCAGGGGTGCCAGGTTGCCGCGCAACACGCAGATACCGCCGTCGGCGCGGATCGGGTTGTCGAGGGTGCGGATCACTTCGTCCTGGCCGTAGATCGGTGAGTCCTTGGTGTTCTCGCCCAGCGACTTGCCGTTGACGGTCAAGGCGTTCGGATGCGGGATCAGGTCGGCTTCGCCCAGGCGGCGCAGTACCGCAGGCAGGCCGCCGGCGTAGTAGAACTCTTCCATCAGGAAGCGCCCCGAGGGCTGCAGGTCAACGATGGTTGGCATGCCACGGCCGATGCGGGTCCAGTCATCCAGGTCCAGTTCCACGCCGATACGGCCGGCGATGGCTTTCAAGTGAATCACCGCGTTGGTCGAGCCGCCAATGGCTGCGTTTACCCGGATCGCGTTCTCGAAGGCTTCCTTGGTGAGGATCTTCGACAGCTTCAAGTCTTCGCGCACCATTTCCACCGCGCGCATGCCCGACATGTGCGCCAGTACATAGCGCCGTGCATCCACCGCCGGAATCGCCGCGTTGTGGGGCAGGGAAGTGCCGAGGGCCTCGGCCATGCAGGCCATGGTCGACGCGGTGCCCATGGTGTTGCAGGTACCCGCCGAGCGCGACATGCCGCCTTCGGCCGCGAGGAAGTCATCCAGCGTAATAGTGCCGGCCTTGACCTGCTCGCTGAGCTGCCACACCACCGTGCCCGAGCCGATGTCCTGGCCCTTGTGCTTGCCGTTGAGCATCGGCCCGCCGGTAACGACGATGGCCGGTACGTCACAACTGGCGGCGCCCATCAGCAGCGCCGGGGTGGTTTTGTCGCAGCCGGTCAGCAGTACCACGCCATCGATCGGGTTGCCGCGAATGGCTTCTTCCACGTCCATGCTCGCCAGGTTGCGGGTCAGCATGGCGGTGGGGCGCAGGTTGGATTCGCCGTTGGAGAACACCGGGAATTCCACCGGGAAGCCACCGGCTTCGATCACGCCGCGTTTGACGTGCTCGGCGATCTGGCGGAAATGCGCGTTGCACGGGGTCAGCTCCGACC
This region of Pseudomonas sp. MUP55 genomic DNA includes:
- a CDS encoding FadR/GntR family transcriptional regulator — encoded protein: MDHQPPKPRKSMHAQIVQELGMHIVSGRFKPEERLPMEATLCEEYKVSRSVLREATRVLSAKGLVYSKPRVGAVVRPRLKWHLLDPDVLSWLMQSTPHSEFFNTLAGVRRILEPEIAAMAATTATDEDIATIEKAYQGMETAKTHDELLQADLDFHRAIADATRNDLLAYMCNMLSLPLRESINITNRRPDIQGLSLPRHKAILTAIQNRDALGARHASLVQLDDTRVALDTVMNVLTPL
- a CDS encoding IlvD/Edd family dehydratase encodes the protein MSDKKPGLRSAQWFGTADKNGFMYRSWMKNQGIADHQFHGKPIIGICNTWSELTPCNAHFRQIAEHVKRGVIEAGGFPVEFPVFSNGESNLRPTAMLTRNLASMDVEEAIRGNPIDGVVLLTGCDKTTPALLMGAASCDVPAIVVTGGPMLNGKHKGQDIGSGTVVWQLSEQVKAGTITLDDFLAAEGGMSRSAGTCNTMGTASTMACMAEALGTSLPHNAAIPAVDARRYVLAHMSGMRAVEMVREDLKLSKILTKEAFENAIRVNAAIGGSTNAVIHLKAIAGRIGVELDLDDWTRIGRGMPTIVDLQPSGRFLMEEFYYAGGLPAVLRRLGEADLIPHPNALTVNGKSLGENTKDSPIYGQDEVIRTLDNPIRADGGICVLRGNLAPLGAVLKPSAASAELMQHRGRAVVFENFDMYKARINDPELDVDANSILVMKNCGPKGYPGMAEVGNMGLPAKLLAQGVTDMVRISDARMSGTAYGTVVLHVAPEAAAGGPLAAVKEGDWIELDCANGRLHLDIPDAELAARMADLAPTEKLIVGGYRQLYIDHVLQADQGCDFDFLVGCRGAEVPRHSH
- a CDS encoding TonB-dependent siderophore receptor, whose translation is MRRTLIYICVLQAFSPLAWAEDAPAEKTSIELQATNVTAAEQFESALGPVQGYHATRSASATRTDTSIHETPQSISVVSKDVVEDIGATRLQDALDYAGGVGRANNFGGQGLTTFTVRGFTTGEFYRNGFPINRGYPNMPDANTIERLEVLRGPATMLYGRGDPGGTFNVVSKQPLTERSVTLGSQLNDQGMKRGTLDASGPLDEEGRLAYRLNVVGEGGDTFRDHVQTERYGVAPVITWQASDDTKVVFEGDFMRNNHPLDRGLTRFPNQRGTASRDTFWGDKDAGKLHNDNNMAQLRFEHALNDNWTLGGGFQWLDGSLKGNAIEANGPGSLGADGRTLQRNFNYRKLEWTDKDYQLNLTGHFSTGGFDHTLLTGVEYEDYDYQSIIQRSAAAAGTYPIDIFNPVYGQTRPALTRTPTHDKENLKTYAAFVQDQVALTERLKVLAGARFERFEHDYQTYVSGAKNWQAADNAVTPRVGVMYDLTDTVAVYADAARSFKPNTGASREGGGFAPEKGKSYEMGIKWEALDRQLSVDAAIYQIEKKNVLATDPLDNTLSVATGQVRSRGFDLNVAGNLTPQWRVIGGYAYVDAEVTRDTTLRAGTRLMNIPRNSFSLLNVYEFQDGALKGLGLGAGGKYVDQRAGQTANTAFSMDAYTVVDLLGYYKVNEQVRLNLDVKNLFNREYEEGAFGNIYAYPGAPRTVQVGISYTL